Proteins from a single region of Urocitellus parryii isolate mUroPar1 chromosome 4, mUroPar1.hap1, whole genome shotgun sequence:
- the Snapc4 gene encoding snRNA-activating protein complex subunit 4 isoform X5, whose amino-acid sequence MDVDAEREKITKEIKELERILDPSTSNIHVEVSESSLDSDSDADSLPSEDLEAVDPPILEEERWGEASNDEEDPKDKTLPEDPETCLQLNMVYQEVIQEKLAEGPPANEETREKAAQGIKAFEELLVTKWKHWEKALLRKSVVSDRLQRLLQPKLLKLEYLRQKQSRVSSESEQQALEKQVREAEKEIQDINQLPEEALLGNRLDNHDWEKISNIHFEGGRSAEEIQKFWQSSEHPSINKQEWSVEEVEQLRAIAATHGHLEWHLVAEELGTSRSAFQCLQKFQQHNKALKRKEWTEEEDRMLTQLVQEMRVGSHIPYRRIVYYMEGRDSMQLIYRWTKSLDPSLKKGFWAPEEDAKLLQAVAKYGEQDWFKIREEVPGRSDAQCRDRYLRRLHFSLKKGRWNAKEEEQLIELIEKYGVGHWAKIASELPHRSGSQCLSKWKVMAGKKKSLRRRRRRPCRRVRWSSDSSSSCSTGGGGSSSSSSSSSEDPETELEEPQKGLRGPLSPKYTVPDMDLWVPARQNTSQLQRGGAGGCSGHPAAFTGPSKESDATQGCSREASSTALAPQELNQREAPTGIHSPIPRGVQDPHLADHHPASLEEPASEGGQHLLKVPLVTVQKVLRTSMAVQNHTLVRAQSTYILKERLRQPSPPDSPPGPGPGDGMAGPYLWQLRHGTFQNGQQHRRHNLHRRLLERRLLLAVTPWVGDIALPCTQVPPRPAAVHTRANTIRMQLEPARLASTPVFTLLIQLLQIDTAGCLDVVRERKTQPPTSLQSGTQGLPPHLLQAPSCAQSTPGCPFPNVPTRNVTKSASHRGSTGQESCQANSTSPQVPVAAPRGPRPKPKTVSELLREKRLREARARRATQGPALPPQLLVSPVTLGPPVLPAPQPQGSPATGSVSSTDCFGPRAPMAASACPSGCWQETGVSAKDEGLPTLQALPLSPAPSPGQVPVGCPLSILGQSQAPTTSRKQGLPEVLPFFPAAPSPTQLPMQPLNLTPALGTHRSGTPLAASIPLPVTWVLTAQGLLPMPVPAVVGLPGPAGLPAKLPPPCCEAPACPSQPQASVDTDPAPSSRTDTSAPPTCPPSQSPLEVGGNVPGALGEAQVVKEAAVPRTSSQTNCPEAEPPWPSQLSASVGTGPTNGSGGTLEPGGPLGLEKPQLSGSEKGVLDLSLLSLESEAAIRQWLRGQQGVHVPPLGNRLPYQPPTLSSLRALSNLLLHKKALEHKASSLVASEAAGTLQASLELVRRQLQDNPAYLLLKARFLAAFTLPALLATLAPRGIRTTLSVATRASSESEDEDLLSELDLEDRDNWLGCAPSRTQTMPATTVPIQGALVSSEGAVPSHLDTSDDLHVLRTRHGRHARKQKPLL is encoded by the exons ATGGATGTAGATgctgaaagggagaaaataacaaAGGAGATAAAGGAGCTGGAAAGGATTTTGGATCCCAGCACCTCCAACATCCATGTGGAGGTTTCAGAATCAAGTCTTGATTCGGATTCCGATGCAG ATTCACTGCCCAGTGAAGACTTGGAAGCTGTTGACCCCCCAATCCTG GAAGAAGAAAGGTGGGGTGAGGCCAGCAATGATGAGGAAGACCCCAAGGATAAAACCCTCCCTGAAGACCCTGAGACTTGTCTACAGCTGAACATGGTCTATCAGGAGGTCATCCAAGAGAAGCTGGCAGAG GGGCCTCCTGCCAATGAAGAGACACGAGAGAAGGCTGCTCAGGGAATCAAGGCTTTCGAGGAGCTCCTGGTGACCAAGT GGAAGCACTGGGAGAAAGCTTTGCTCCGAAAGTCAGTGGTGAGTGACCGCCTGCAGCGCCTGCTTCAGCCCAAGTTACTGAA GCTCGAGTACTTGCGCCAGAAGCAGAGCCGGGTCTCCAGTGAGTCAGAGCAGCAGGCCCTGGAGAAGCAGGTTagggaggcagagaaggagaTCCAGGACATCAA CCAGCTTCCAGAGGAGGCCTTGCTGGGGAACAGGCTGGACAACCATGATTGGGAGAAGATTTCCAATATCCAC TTTGAAGGAGGCCGCAGTGCAGAGGAGATCCAGAAGTTTTGGCAGAGCTCTGAGCATCCAAGCATCAACAAGCAAGAGTGGAGTGTCGAGGAGGTGGAGCAGCTGAGGGCCATCGCAGCTACGCATGGCCACCTGGAGTGGCACTTAGTTGCAGAGGAGCTGGGG ACCAGCCGCAGCGCCTTCCAGTGCCTGCAGAAATTCCAGCAGCACAACAAAGCCCTGAAGCGCAAGGAGTGGACAGAGGAGGAGGACCGCATGCTCACCCAGCTGGTGCAGGAGATGCGTGTTGGGAGCCACATTCCCTATCGCAGAA TTGTCTACTACATGGAGGGCAGAGACTCCATGCAGCTGATTTATCGGTGGACCAAGAGCTTGGATCCCAGCCTGAAAAAGGGGTTCTGGGCCCCAGAGGAAGATGCC AAATTGCTTCAAGCTGTTGCCAAATATGGGGAGCAGGATTGGTTTAAAATCCGGGAAGAGGTGCCAGGTAGGAGCGATGCCCAGTGCAGAGATCG ATATCTCAGAAGATTACATTTTAGTTTGAAAAAGGGGCGATGGAATGCAAAAGAGGAGGAGCAGTTAATcgaattaatagaaaaatatggtGTTG GTCACTGGGCGAAAATAGCTTCTGAACTACCCCATCGCTCAGGCTCCCAGTGCCTGAGCAAGTGGAAGGTCATGGCTGGG AAGAAGAAGAGTCTCCGGAGGAGGCGACGGCGGCCCTGTCGCAGAGTCCGCTGGAGCTCCGATAGCAGCAGCAGCTGTAGCACTGgaggcggcggcagcagcagcagcagtagcagcagcagcgaGGACCCAGAGACAGAGCTAGAGGAACCCCAGAAGGGCCTCAGAGGGCCACTGTCCCCAAAGTACACGGTGCCAGACATGGACCTGTGGGTCCCTGCCAGGCAGAACACCAGCCAGCTgcagaggggaggggctgggggctgctCAGGACACCCTGCTGCCTTCACTGGCCCTTCTAAGGAGTCTGATGCTACCCAAGGTTGCAGTAGGGAAGCTTCCAGCACAGCCTTGGCTCCTCAGGAATTGAACCAGAGAGAGGCCCCTACCGGGATCCACAGCCCCATCCCGAGAGGTGTCCAAGACCCACACTTGGCAGACCATCACCCAGCAAGCCTGGAGGAGCCAGCCTCTGAG GGTGGACAGCATCTGCTGAAAGTACCCCTGGTGACAGTGCAGAAGGTGCTGAGAACCAGTATGGCCGTCCAGAACCACACACTGGTGAGGGCCCAAAGCACTTACATCCTG aaggagaggctgaggcagccatCCCCACCTGACTCAcccccagggcctggccctggTGACGGCATGGCTGGGCCTTACCTATGGCAGCTGAGGCATGGAACCTTCCAGAATGGACAGCAGCACCGGAGACATAATCTGCACCGGAGGCTCCTCGAGCGTAGGCTTCTGTTGGCTGTGACACCATGGGTGGGTGATATCGCCCTGCCCTGCACACAGGTCCCCCCCAGGCCTGCAGCTGTGCACACTAGAG CTAACACCATCAGAATGCAGTTAGAGCCCGCCCGGCTGGCCAGCACCCCAGTGTTCACGCTGCTGATTCAG CTGTTGCAGATCGACACTGCTGGCTGCCTGGATGTTGTTCGTGAGAGGAAGACCCAGCCACCCACATCACTCCAGTCTGGCACCCAGGGCCTGCCGCCACATCTTCTGCAG GCTCCCTCCTGTGCCCAGAGCACCCCAG GATGCCCCTTCCCAAATGTGCCAACCCGGAATGTTACAAAGAGTGCCAGCCACAGAGGGAGCACAGGACAGGAGTCCTGCCAGGCCAACTCCACCTCACCCCAAGTGCCTGTGGCGGCCCCACGCGGTCCCCGACCCAAGCCTAAGACTGTATCAGAGCTGCTTCGGGAGAAGCGGCTCCGTGAGGCTCGTGCCAGGAGGGCCACCCAGGGCCCAGCTcttcctccccagctgctggtcTCCCCTGTGACCCTTGGGCCCCCTGTGCTGCCAGCCCCTCAGCCTCAGGGTTCCCCAGCCACAGGTTCTGTCTCCAGTACAGACTGCTTTGGGCCTAGGGCCCCCATGGCAGCCAGTGCATGCCCGTCTGGCTGTTGGCAGGAGACTGGGGTTTCAGCCAAGGATGAGGGACTCCCCACCCTACAAGCCTTGCCTCTCAGTCCTGCCCCAAGCCCTGGCCAGGTCCCTGTGGGCTGTCCTCTGAGCATTCTGGGACAGTCTCAGGCCCCTACCACATCCCGGAAACAGGGCCTACCTGAGGTTCTGCCCTTTTTCCCcgcagcccccagccccactcaACTGCCCATGCAGCCCCTCAACCTGACGCCTGCTCTGGGCACACACAGAAGTGGGACCCCCCTGGCAGCCAGCATCCCCTTGCCTGTCACCTGGGTGCTCACGGCCCAGGGGCTGCTACCTATGCCAGTACCAGCAGTGGTGGGCCTCCCTGGTCCTGCAGGGCTACCTGCGAAGCTCCCACCACCCTGCTGTGAGGCTCCTGCTTGCCCCTCACAGCCCCAGGCCAGTGTGGACACAGATCCAGCCCCCTCTTCCAGGACTGACACCTCAGCTCCCCCAACTTGCCCCCCATCCCAGAGTCCTCTAGAAGTAGGTGGTAATGTTCCTGGCGCTCTTGGAGAGGCCCAGGTGGTCAAGGAGGCTGCAGTGCCAAGGACATCTTCCCAGACCAACTGCCCTGAAGCAGAGCCCCCCTGGCCCAGCCAGCTCTCTGCTTCTGTTGGCACTGGTCCCACAAATGGCTCAGGAGGGACACTGGAGCCTGGGGGGCCTCTGGGTCTAGAGAAGCCACAGTTGTCTGGGTCCGAGAAGGGGGTCTTAGATCTGAGCCTGCTCTCCCTGGAAAGTGAGGCAGCCATACGGCAGTGGCTGAGGGGACAGCAAGGGGTTCATGTGCCCCCACTGGGGAACAGGCTACCCTACCAGCCCCCCACCCTGTCCAGCCTACGAGCACTGTCCAACCTCCTGCTCCACAAGAAGGCCTTGGAGCACAAGGCCTCCTCCCTAGTGGCCAGTGAGGCAGCTGGGACGCTGCAGGCCTCCTTGGAGCTGGTGCGGAGGCAGCTGCAGGACAACCCAGCCTACCTTTTGCTGAAGGCACGGTTCCTGGCAGCCTTCACACTGCCTGCTCTCCTGGCCACCCTGGCCCCCCGTGGCATCCGTACCACCCTGTCAGTGGCCACAAGAGCCAGCTCTGAGAGTGAGGATGAGGACCTCCTGAGTGAGCTGGACCTTGAGGACAGGGACAACTGGTTAGGCTGTGCGCCCAGTAGAACACAGACAATGCCAGCAACCACGGTCCCCATCCAG GGAGCTCTGGTTTCTAGCGAGGGTGCTGTTCCCTCCCACTTGGATACCTCTGATGACCTTCATGTGCTCAGGACCAGGCATGGCCGGCATGCCCGGAAGCAGAAGCCCCTGCTGTGA
- the Snapc4 gene encoding snRNA-activating protein complex subunit 4 isoform X4 → MDVDAEREKITKEIKELERILDPSTSNIHVEVSESSLDSDSDADSLPSEDLEAVDPPILEEERWGEASNDEEDPKDKTLPEDPETCLQLNMVYQEVIQEKLAEVSLLLAQNREQQEEILWDLAGSRGPRVKDGKSLPPNMYIGHFMKPYFKDRVTGVGPPANEETREKAAQGIKAFEELLVTKWKHWEKALLRKSVVSDRLQRLLQPKLLKLEYLRQKQSRVSSESEQQALEKQVREAEKEIQDINQLPEEALLGNRLDNHDWEKISNIHFEGGRSAEEIQKFWQSSEHPSINKQEWSVEEVEQLRAIAATHGHLEWHLVAEELGTSRSAFQCLQKFQQHNKALKRKEWTEEEDRMLTQLVQEMRVGSHIPYRRIVYYMEGRDSMQLIYRWTKSLDPSLKKGFWAPEEDAKLLQAVAKYGEQDWFKIREEVPGRSDAQCRDRYLRRLHFSLKKGRWNAKEEEQLIELIEKYGVGHWAKIASELPHRSGSQCLSKWKVMAGKKKSLRRRRRRPCRRVRWSSDSSSSCSTGGGGSSSSSSSSSEDPETELEEPQKGLRGPLSPKYTVPDMDLWVPARQNTSQLQRGGAGGCSGHPAAFTGPSKESDATQGCSREASSTALAPQELNQREAPTGIHSPIPRGVQDPHLADHHPASLEEPASEGGQHLLKVPLVTVQKVLRTSMAVQNHTLNGQQHRRHNLHRRLLERRLLLAVTPWVGDIALPCTQVPPRPAAVHTRANTIRMQLEPARLASTPVFTLLIQLLQIDTAGCLDVVRERKTQPPTSLQSGTQGLPPHLLQAPSCAQSTPGCPFPNVPTRNVTKSASHRGSTGQESCQANSTSPQVPVAAPRGPRPKPKTVSELLREKRLREARARRATQGPALPPQLLVSPVTLGPPVLPAPQPQGSPATGSVSSTDCFGPRAPMAASACPSGCWQETGVSAKDEGLPTLQALPLSPAPSPGQVPVGCPLSILGQSQAPTTSRKQGLPEVLPFFPAAPSPTQLPMQPLNLTPALGTHRSGTPLAASIPLPVTWVLTAQGLLPMPVPAVVGLPGPAGLPAKLPPPCCEAPACPSQPQASVDTDPAPSSRTDTSAPPTCPPSQSPLEVGGNVPGALGEAQVVKEAAVPRTSSQTNCPEAEPPWPSQLSASVGTGPTNGSGGTLEPGGPLGLEKPQLSGSEKGVLDLSLLSLESEAAIRQWLRGQQGVHVPPLGNRLPYQPPTLSSLRALSNLLLHKKALEHKASSLVASEAAGTLQASLELVRRQLQDNPAYLLLKARFLAAFTLPALLATLAPRGIRTTLSVATRASSESEDEDLLSELDLEDRDNWLGCAPSRTQTMPATTVPIQGALVSSEGAVPSHLDTSDDLHVLRTRHGRHARKQKPLL, encoded by the exons ATGGATGTAGATgctgaaagggagaaaataacaaAGGAGATAAAGGAGCTGGAAAGGATTTTGGATCCCAGCACCTCCAACATCCATGTGGAGGTTTCAGAATCAAGTCTTGATTCGGATTCCGATGCAG ATTCACTGCCCAGTGAAGACTTGGAAGCTGTTGACCCCCCAATCCTG GAAGAAGAAAGGTGGGGTGAGGCCAGCAATGATGAGGAAGACCCCAAGGATAAAACCCTCCCTGAAGACCCTGAGACTTGTCTACAGCTGAACATGGTCTATCAGGAGGTCATCCAAGAGAAGCTGGCAGAGGTCAGCTTGCTTTTGGCCCAGAACAGGGAGCAACAG GAGGAGATCTTATGGGATCTGGCTGGGTCCAGAGGCCCCAGGGTGAAGGACGGCAAGAGCCTACCCCCAAACATGTACATCGGTCACTTCATGAAACCGTACTTCAAAGACAGGGTCACTGGAGTG GGGCCTCCTGCCAATGAAGAGACACGAGAGAAGGCTGCTCAGGGAATCAAGGCTTTCGAGGAGCTCCTGGTGACCAAGT GGAAGCACTGGGAGAAAGCTTTGCTCCGAAAGTCAGTGGTGAGTGACCGCCTGCAGCGCCTGCTTCAGCCCAAGTTACTGAA GCTCGAGTACTTGCGCCAGAAGCAGAGCCGGGTCTCCAGTGAGTCAGAGCAGCAGGCCCTGGAGAAGCAGGTTagggaggcagagaaggagaTCCAGGACATCAA CCAGCTTCCAGAGGAGGCCTTGCTGGGGAACAGGCTGGACAACCATGATTGGGAGAAGATTTCCAATATCCAC TTTGAAGGAGGCCGCAGTGCAGAGGAGATCCAGAAGTTTTGGCAGAGCTCTGAGCATCCAAGCATCAACAAGCAAGAGTGGAGTGTCGAGGAGGTGGAGCAGCTGAGGGCCATCGCAGCTACGCATGGCCACCTGGAGTGGCACTTAGTTGCAGAGGAGCTGGGG ACCAGCCGCAGCGCCTTCCAGTGCCTGCAGAAATTCCAGCAGCACAACAAAGCCCTGAAGCGCAAGGAGTGGACAGAGGAGGAGGACCGCATGCTCACCCAGCTGGTGCAGGAGATGCGTGTTGGGAGCCACATTCCCTATCGCAGAA TTGTCTACTACATGGAGGGCAGAGACTCCATGCAGCTGATTTATCGGTGGACCAAGAGCTTGGATCCCAGCCTGAAAAAGGGGTTCTGGGCCCCAGAGGAAGATGCC AAATTGCTTCAAGCTGTTGCCAAATATGGGGAGCAGGATTGGTTTAAAATCCGGGAAGAGGTGCCAGGTAGGAGCGATGCCCAGTGCAGAGATCG ATATCTCAGAAGATTACATTTTAGTTTGAAAAAGGGGCGATGGAATGCAAAAGAGGAGGAGCAGTTAATcgaattaatagaaaaatatggtGTTG GTCACTGGGCGAAAATAGCTTCTGAACTACCCCATCGCTCAGGCTCCCAGTGCCTGAGCAAGTGGAAGGTCATGGCTGGG AAGAAGAAGAGTCTCCGGAGGAGGCGACGGCGGCCCTGTCGCAGAGTCCGCTGGAGCTCCGATAGCAGCAGCAGCTGTAGCACTGgaggcggcggcagcagcagcagcagtagcagcagcagcgaGGACCCAGAGACAGAGCTAGAGGAACCCCAGAAGGGCCTCAGAGGGCCACTGTCCCCAAAGTACACGGTGCCAGACATGGACCTGTGGGTCCCTGCCAGGCAGAACACCAGCCAGCTgcagaggggaggggctgggggctgctCAGGACACCCTGCTGCCTTCACTGGCCCTTCTAAGGAGTCTGATGCTACCCAAGGTTGCAGTAGGGAAGCTTCCAGCACAGCCTTGGCTCCTCAGGAATTGAACCAGAGAGAGGCCCCTACCGGGATCCACAGCCCCATCCCGAGAGGTGTCCAAGACCCACACTTGGCAGACCATCACCCAGCAAGCCTGGAGGAGCCAGCCTCTGAG GGTGGACAGCATCTGCTGAAAGTACCCCTGGTGACAGTGCAGAAGGTGCTGAGAACCAGTATGGCCGTCCAGAACCACACACTG AATGGACAGCAGCACCGGAGACATAATCTGCACCGGAGGCTCCTCGAGCGTAGGCTTCTGTTGGCTGTGACACCATGGGTGGGTGATATCGCCCTGCCCTGCACACAGGTCCCCCCCAGGCCTGCAGCTGTGCACACTAGAG CTAACACCATCAGAATGCAGTTAGAGCCCGCCCGGCTGGCCAGCACCCCAGTGTTCACGCTGCTGATTCAG CTGTTGCAGATCGACACTGCTGGCTGCCTGGATGTTGTTCGTGAGAGGAAGACCCAGCCACCCACATCACTCCAGTCTGGCACCCAGGGCCTGCCGCCACATCTTCTGCAG GCTCCCTCCTGTGCCCAGAGCACCCCAG GATGCCCCTTCCCAAATGTGCCAACCCGGAATGTTACAAAGAGTGCCAGCCACAGAGGGAGCACAGGACAGGAGTCCTGCCAGGCCAACTCCACCTCACCCCAAGTGCCTGTGGCGGCCCCACGCGGTCCCCGACCCAAGCCTAAGACTGTATCAGAGCTGCTTCGGGAGAAGCGGCTCCGTGAGGCTCGTGCCAGGAGGGCCACCCAGGGCCCAGCTcttcctccccagctgctggtcTCCCCTGTGACCCTTGGGCCCCCTGTGCTGCCAGCCCCTCAGCCTCAGGGTTCCCCAGCCACAGGTTCTGTCTCCAGTACAGACTGCTTTGGGCCTAGGGCCCCCATGGCAGCCAGTGCATGCCCGTCTGGCTGTTGGCAGGAGACTGGGGTTTCAGCCAAGGATGAGGGACTCCCCACCCTACAAGCCTTGCCTCTCAGTCCTGCCCCAAGCCCTGGCCAGGTCCCTGTGGGCTGTCCTCTGAGCATTCTGGGACAGTCTCAGGCCCCTACCACATCCCGGAAACAGGGCCTACCTGAGGTTCTGCCCTTTTTCCCcgcagcccccagccccactcaACTGCCCATGCAGCCCCTCAACCTGACGCCTGCTCTGGGCACACACAGAAGTGGGACCCCCCTGGCAGCCAGCATCCCCTTGCCTGTCACCTGGGTGCTCACGGCCCAGGGGCTGCTACCTATGCCAGTACCAGCAGTGGTGGGCCTCCCTGGTCCTGCAGGGCTACCTGCGAAGCTCCCACCACCCTGCTGTGAGGCTCCTGCTTGCCCCTCACAGCCCCAGGCCAGTGTGGACACAGATCCAGCCCCCTCTTCCAGGACTGACACCTCAGCTCCCCCAACTTGCCCCCCATCCCAGAGTCCTCTAGAAGTAGGTGGTAATGTTCCTGGCGCTCTTGGAGAGGCCCAGGTGGTCAAGGAGGCTGCAGTGCCAAGGACATCTTCCCAGACCAACTGCCCTGAAGCAGAGCCCCCCTGGCCCAGCCAGCTCTCTGCTTCTGTTGGCACTGGTCCCACAAATGGCTCAGGAGGGACACTGGAGCCTGGGGGGCCTCTGGGTCTAGAGAAGCCACAGTTGTCTGGGTCCGAGAAGGGGGTCTTAGATCTGAGCCTGCTCTCCCTGGAAAGTGAGGCAGCCATACGGCAGTGGCTGAGGGGACAGCAAGGGGTTCATGTGCCCCCACTGGGGAACAGGCTACCCTACCAGCCCCCCACCCTGTCCAGCCTACGAGCACTGTCCAACCTCCTGCTCCACAAGAAGGCCTTGGAGCACAAGGCCTCCTCCCTAGTGGCCAGTGAGGCAGCTGGGACGCTGCAGGCCTCCTTGGAGCTGGTGCGGAGGCAGCTGCAGGACAACCCAGCCTACCTTTTGCTGAAGGCACGGTTCCTGGCAGCCTTCACACTGCCTGCTCTCCTGGCCACCCTGGCCCCCCGTGGCATCCGTACCACCCTGTCAGTGGCCACAAGAGCCAGCTCTGAGAGTGAGGATGAGGACCTCCTGAGTGAGCTGGACCTTGAGGACAGGGACAACTGGTTAGGCTGTGCGCCCAGTAGAACACAGACAATGCCAGCAACCACGGTCCCCATCCAG GGAGCTCTGGTTTCTAGCGAGGGTGCTGTTCCCTCCCACTTGGATACCTCTGATGACCTTCATGTGCTCAGGACCAGGCATGGCCGGCATGCCCGGAAGCAGAAGCCCCTGCTGTGA